Genomic segment of Paraburkholderia fungorum:
AACCGACTACCGGCCTGCATCCCGCCGACGTCGACCGGCTGATGGTGCAACTGCAGCGACTCGTGGATGCGGGCAATACCGTCGTCGTGGTGGAGCACGACATGAGAGTCGTCGCGCAAAGCGACTGGGTTGTCGACGTCGGCCCGGGGGCCGGCGACGCCGGCGGCAAGATCGTGGCGAGCGGCACACCGGCCCACATCGTGCGCGCGAAGGAAAGCTGCACCGCCGAATATCTGCGGCAGCACCTCGTAGCATGAAAGAAGGAAGCATGCACACTACCGAGCGCCGCGCTGCTCTGTCAGAAAGCCGATCAGCGTGCGCAGTCTGGGCGGCATTTGCGCGCCGCTCGACGTGTAGAGACAGAAACCAGGGAAGCTCGGACGCCATGCCTTGAGTCCGGGCACGAGGCGGTCGTCGTCGAGTTGGTCGCGCACATAGTCCTCGATAACATGCGGCAGACCCTGCTGCAGGATTTCCTGATGCAGTGCGTCCACCTGCGGCTGTAGTTGCATCCCGCAGTTTCCGGCCCATGCGCCTAATGTCGAGCGGGATATCGCGAGCCCCTGGGCAAAGGTCTGCTCCTGACGTTACTGGCGAAGGTGCTCAGCGTACCTGGCAACCAACACCGACGCGGGGAGCCCGCTGCTCGGAGAGTGTTTGCTGGTCGAATCGCTGGAACGGTCACAGCCGCCGCATAGCATCGGCAGGGCGATCACAAGCGCCATAGAAAGCAAGAGGTGTTTTATCGTGTTCACGCCCTGTCTCCCTGTCTTCAAACCGCTAGCCGACGCAGACCCAAGATAGTGACGCGTAGCTCAACCGGTCTGCGCTGTTGGTGCAGCAACCACCATTCCCACCTTGCGAAACGACGGAATCATAGCCATTGCACGCACAGAGCAACGAAACGCCAGCGGCATTTACACGCAGCGTTGAAACTTGTTCCTTTCAGCTACGAGTCATTGGTTCGAAAACCTTCAGCGCGTGGCGTTATCGCGATCGGGCACTTCATTTGTGGGTGCCTCGCCCGTGATCCATTCGTCGACAGGCTGGCTACAATAAGGCGCCCTGGCTGCTCCTCCTCTTTTTGCGCAACGGCGCCCACATGCCATTCAGAAAATTGTCTGCCGATCCCACCGCCGCGGCTGGAACCAACCGCAATTCGCAATTCCAGCGGACTCGTCAGGCGTTTTTTCTTGCTCTCGCGCTCACAGTGGTCGCGCCAACGCTTTTTCTGGGCCTGCTCGGCTGGCAGGACTGGGAGGGCCGGCTCCGCGCTGCGCGAGACACGACTGAACGCTCCACATACATCGCCGAAGAGCATGCTCAAAAAATTTTCGACATCAACGCGGCGCTGGCCGAGCGCGTGCTGGACACGCTCAGCGATCAAGCCGACGCTCCGTCAGACCGGCTGCGCAGAGATCGGCCGTTCTACGACTATCTGAACCGGCTCGTGCAGGGCTACCGGCAGGTCGATGCGCTGTCGGTCTGGATGGCGAACGGCCTGCTTGGTGCGACCAGCGTCGTCTATCCGGCGCCGGACCTGAACATCGCCGACCGGTCCGACTTCAAAGAAGCCGTGGCCGGCACCGACCAGTTATACGTGTCCGGGCCGATGAAAGGTCGCGTCACCGGAAGATCGACCTTCAATGTGATGAAGCGTGACGTGCGGCCGGACGGTACCTTTGCGGGCCTCGTTTCGATCTCGATGTCAGCGGACTATTTCGAGCACTTTTACCGCCAGCTTGCGGATGAGCACCCAGTCACGATCGGGCTGATTCGCAGCGATGGCGCGGTTCTCGCATGGTCGCGCAACGCAGGCCCGCGGCCGGAACGCATTGCCCGCGATACACCGTTCTTCAAAATGCTCGCGAGTGGTCAGGAAGCCGGACTGGTCCAGATGGTCTCGAGCGTCGACGGCGAAGAGAAGATCCTCGGGTTCCGCCGCGTCGGCGCCTATAACGTGTATGCGAGCGCCGGAATCCCGCTAGCCTCGATCCGCTCGGCGTGGCTCGCGCGCTTCAGGACGCTCGCGATTGCCACGGCGCTCCCGTCGAGCGCACTGTTCATCCTGATCCTGTTCTCTCTGAGGCGCCTGCGAGTCGAAGAGCGGCTGTGGCTGCACGCCGAAGAAGAATCGGTGAAGCGGGCTGCCGCCGAAGCCGCAGCGAAGGAAAGTCAACGGCTAGAAGCGCTCGGCAACATGGTGGCGCTGGTCGCGCATGACTTCAATAATCTGCTGATGTCGATCCTCGGATACGCGCATGCGGCTTCGCGTGCAGCAAACGCCCAGCATTCCGACCTGCTTGACCGCATCGTGAAGACCGTGCAGCGGGGCCAAACCCTCACCCGGAAACTGCTATCGGTCAGCAGAAAGCTTCCCGTACGTCCCGAGAAGCTGACGGTCGCCGACTGGTCGCGTAACGTCGATCTTCTGCGCTCCGCCGTAGGCGTCGGGATAGAGATCGAACTGACGCTGCAGGAACGCCTGTGGGAGTGTCACGTGGATCAGGCGGAGCTCGAATTGGCCCTGCTCAACATCGCCATCAACGCTCGGGACGCAATGAATGGCCGGGGCCAACTCTCCATTCATATCTCCAACGTCGACGCGCAGTTCGACCCTGCCACAGCCCCAGCGCAATTCGTGAGAATCGATCTCACCGACAGCGGTCCGGGGATTGACGAAGCGACAGCTGCACGGGCTTTCGATCCGTTTTTTTCAACCAAGCCGGCCGGCCGGAGTACGGGCCTCGGACTGGCACAGGTACGCTCATTCTGCGAACTCTCCGGTGGTTATAGCAGCATCGCGGCCGCGCCGACCGCTGGCACGACGGTCAGCCTTTTTCTGCCCCGCACAGACGGTCAGGCCTTGCAGCCTCTTAGCAAGCCAGCGGCAGCGGCGAACACGAGCACACCGGATAGGCCCATCAGGATGCTGCTTGTGGAGGATGACGAAACGGTTGCCGATGCGCAGACGGCAATGTTCTCGGCACTGGGCTACGAGGTGAGACATGCGGCCACAGCGGACGAGGCTTACCTGCTGCTCGTCCCGCCGCATCCTTTCCAGGTAGTTATCTCCGATGTACAGATGCCGGGGAAGCTGAATGGCGTTGATTTGGCCGAGCACCTGCAAACCAGTCAACCGGAGCTTCCCTTGCTGATGCTGACCGGATTTGTCGATCAGGCCGAGCGGCTCAGGGCGCTCGGCCTGCCCGCGTTTCTCAAGCCGGTCATCGACCTCGCCGCAATGGACGAATGGATTCGCCGGCGCGTCGGGGCAATCTCGACCACGAAGAGATCCTGATACCACGCCGGTCGCGGCGCCTTCCTTGAGCTACTCATGTTCCCGGGCCCTGGGCTCTGCAGTTTGTCTTGGCCGTGCAGAAAGGTTTTTGCGCGGTTCGCATCTCTGCATACCCGCAGGACCTAGGCCACCACTTCCTTAACAGAACCTTAAGCGCAAAAAGAGTTGCAGACGTGTATGTTTTGCGCATCTTTTGTCTGGCGGGCGAGTGCGGACTCGCGCACACTCACAACCCTCTCAGGTTATAGCCGCCTCGAGCTGATAACCTTTCAAGGCCGATGTAAATCGGCCTTTTTTTCTTTTCGCGGAAACGTCTTCAAGCTCATCGCCGGAATGCGGTCTGGCATTCATCTGCCTGGAAGCGGCCACTTGCCAATGCGTCTTCCCGACCCCCAGCGGCCACTAGCCGCGTCAGATGGCGGCCGCCTGATCCTGCACTGCAGCCGGCCATCTGGTGTGCACGTAGGATTGGTCCATCCGGCTGGTGCAGCTGAATCGATTATTTGCTTAAGACAGGGTCACCATGAAATGCTTTGGCAGGTATCCTTTTCTGTCTCGCATCCCGTTTTCCGCCATCGCGAGAAAAAAGGTTTCGGTGTAGCAGTGGCTCTCTCAGGGGCGCTGCGTGTGTTAGGGGCGGCCTTCACGGCTGCCCTCCTTTTTGCATCGGCTTGGACCGATGCCCCGGATCCCGTCCGTCACCACGCCGTTATGCGAGCCTTGGCCTGCGGGGCGACAAGGGAGGAAACATGAGCAGACCCAAGCTGCTCTTTGCGAAAGCGGCTATACGCCGATGCAAGAGCGTTCCAGCGACGCGATCCGATTACCGCATGTACGTCAGCTATCGCGCGAACCGTTCGGGCTCGTTTCTGGGTGAGCTGAAAGTGGTCCGGATGACGGACGACCGGCTGCTGTTTCCCTTCGACGGCGCACCCTCCATCGGCCCATTTGCAACACCGGCCGAGGCCCGCGAAGCGGCAGTCAGCAAGGGCGAGGAGATCATCTCGCTGGACCTGGAAAATCCGGAATAATAGTGACGCTGGCAAGCGGTTCGGATTAGCCGCCGCGAAAGCCAGCGAATGTCGCATAAAGCGATGTGGCTCCCACCCACCGAGGATCTCCTTGACACTTTCGGACTTCATCGAAGCAAATCTCGACATCCTGATCAAGGACTGGATGGACTATGCCAGGATAGTGGGACCAAAGGGCTGTCGTATGACCGACGAGCAGCTGCGCGATTCAGCGCGCGATCTGCTGGTCGGGATCGCTGCCAACATTCGCGAACCGCAAGATGCCGGACAGCAGATAGCGAAATCGCGCGGCGAGTGGATTGCTCCGGATCCGGCTTTTGATGAGGTCGGTCGGACCCACGCAGATGACCGTCAGACTCATGGGTTCGATATCAACGCCGTGGTGGCGGAATATCGCGCACTTCGTGCCAGTGTCCTGTACCGGTGGCAACAGGGTTGCGAGGCAGATGCGACCGCGTTTCAGGAAATGGTCCGTTTCAACGAGGCAATCGACCAGATGGTCGCTGAATCTGTGCGGCAGTTCACGAGAAGGACCGAGCGGATTCGAGATCTGTTTGCGGGAGTCCTCGCGCATGACATGCGCTCGCCATTGACGGCCATCGTCAATTCGGCACATCTTCTTCTGCGCGACGAAAACCTGTCGTCGGTCAGTCTGCGGGCGGGAATCAATCTACAACGTGGCACGGAGCGGATCAGGTCTTTGGTGGACGACCTCTTCATCTTCACACGCACCCGCCTGGGCGACACATTGCCTGTAGAACCGACGGAACAGGACTTCGGGCGGATTTGTGTCGGCGCCGTAGAGGAGGTGCGTGCGGCCAGGCCCGGAGCGCAGATCGAGCTAAGTGCGACGGGCAGTCTTGCCGGCACATGGGACGGGCAGCGCATGAGCCAGCTGATCGTCAATCTGCTGACGAACGCTGTGCAGTACGGCAGTAACAAGGTTCGCCTGAAGGCGGTCGGCGACGATGATTCGATTACGCTCGTCGTATCGAATGAGGGGCCTCCGATTCCTGCGGACGTGCTGCCTACGCTGTTCGATCCGTTGACGCGCGCCGTTTCGCCGTCCGCGACAAAACGTTTATCGGCCGGCGTTGGGCTTGGTTTGTACATCTGCCAGTGCATCGCCCATGCCCATCAGGGAACGATTTCCGTCGAGTCTTCCGAACGCGAAACCGCATTTACGCTCAAAATCCCTCGCTTTCGCCCGTGACTGATGCGACGGGCGTTCATCGCCCATTGGCGCTTCGCCCCTCAGTCACGGCGAACGTCCTGCCGTGACCCAGGAACCTTAATCTGAACGACACCGTATGCCCCGACGTGAATGGCGCTTACTGGCCGAGATGGAATGGACACCGCCCTCCCTTCGGGGAAGTGGGCATGATTGAGGGCCTCCAGAACCGAACTGGACGACGACCTCGACCGGCCGCTCCTGGCCGAAGCCGGAAATTCGAGCCGAAGCGGCGCACCAGCGCCTGTAAGTCAGCACTGAATTTCCGTCACCGACCCAAAGCTGTCCCTGAAGACTCTGCACTGCAGTGACCAGTTGAATCTACAGTGTAAGCGGACAAACACCGCAGCCAATTTCGTTTTGGTTTTTCGGCGAAGTGTTACCGCCTATATTCGAAAAGCAGCTATCGCGTGCTTAGCGACAACAATAGCGACGAGGGCCCCTTTCGCATTGATTTTCCGCAATTCCGCGCGTGTCGCTTTCGCGACCTGCGCTGAACTGAACCACACGGTGGCGCGGATCCCTCCCCGCAACGTCCCCGTTCGAACGATGCAGGGATTTCTCCATCCCTGAGGCATCAGGACATTCTCAATGACCCATTGGGTTGCGATAGCGGTCAGCGTGAGCATCGACTACTTGCCAAACTCCTTGACTACGGCTGCGATTTCAAATCGTGTGGGGTGAAAGTCGTGGCCTCATTACGATGTACAATCCGGGCGGCCAGTGCCGAATTTCCCGTGTGTCGACAGAGCCTATCGACAAAACGCTCGTCTGGCAGCCTTTCACGCAGCACTTATCTGCTGACTTTTTCCGCTTTTCCGCAACCGCACCGGTATCGATTTCGACGCGGGTACGAGGCTGTCCTTTGCATGATGCGATAGCGGGATGAGCCGGTTGCACTCAGGGTAATAGCCCATGACACAACCGGCGGGAATATCGAAAGCATGGACGCGCATGCCATCCACTTCGCGTGTTACATCGTCTTTCGAATCGGTGGATGCACACACTTCGTCGCCTTCCGCGAGATCGAGTCTTGTCATGTCGTCGCGATGCATCAGCAGGACATTGCGCGTGCCGTGCACGCCGCGAAAGCGGTCGTCCAGCGAATAGACCGTGGTGTTGAACTGGCTGTCGCCGCGCGTTGTCATCAGACGAAGCACGTCGGGACCGCTGGACGGCATGTCGGCATCTTCGTCGAGCGTATCGGGCATCACGAAATTCGCTTTGCCGTTGGGCGTTTTCCATTTGCGTTCGGCGGCCGGTATCGGTCGATGAAAACCGCCGGGTTCGCAAAAGCGCCGATTGAAGTCGGCAAACTGATCGGGATACGTCCGTTCGATCGCATCGCGGATCGTCGCGTAGTCGGCCACCCAAGCATCCCAGTCGACGTGAGGGTTGTGCGGCAGCAGAGCCTTGGCGATACCGGCCACGATGGCTGGCTCGGACAAAAGCATGTCACTGGCCGGGTCGGCATAACCGTGTGAACCGTGGACGCACGCCGTGCTGTCCTCGACGCTCACCCATTGTTCGCCTTCTGCCTGCTGGTCGATCTCGATGCGCCCGAGGCACGGCAGCAGGTAAGCCACTTCGCCATGCAGCAGATGGCTGCGATTGAGCTTCGTCGCAATCTGCACGGTCAGCCTCAGCGAGCGCCACGCGGCATCCATCACGTGATGATCCGGAATCGCCACCTGGAAATTGCCGCCAAGCCCGATGAACGCTTTGACTTTTCCGTCCAGCACACCCTTGCAGGCCTCTACGGTACTCATACCTTTGTGACGCGGCGGCTCGAAATCGTACAGTTTCTTCAATGTGTCGAGCGGCGCGAGTTCCGGCTTCTCGGTGATGCCGACCGTGCGCTGACCCTGCACGTTCGAGTGTCCCCGTATCGGACAGATACCGGAACCAGGCCGGCCGATATTGCCGCGCAACAGCAGCAGATTGGACAGCATCTGAACGTTGTGCACGCCATTGCGATGCTGTGTGATCCCCATCCCGTACAGCACCATGACAGACTTCGCGCGAGCGTATTCCGTGGCGGCTGCAGTGAGTGCGTCGCGCGTCAATTGCGAGCGCGCTTCGATCTCGGCCCAGGTCGTTGCGCGCATCGCCGCAGCGAATTCTTCGAAGCCTGCCGTGTGTTCGGCAATGAACGCTGCGTCGAGCACCCGAGGTGCTCCATCGCGTTGCGCCGCGTCGTCCCATTCGATCAGCAGCTTGCAGAGACCGGCCACGGCGGCGGCATCGCCGCCAATCCGCACCTGATGATATTGCGTGCTGATGCGCGTCTCGGCCGGCGTCAGCATTTCAAGCGGCGATTGGGGATTAGCGAAACTGACCAGCCCGCGCTCCCTGATCGGATTGAACGTAATGATTTGCGCGCCACGTTTGCGCGCGTCCTGCAACTGATGCAGCATCCGCGGCGCGTTAGTGCCGGTGTTGTGGCCAAAGAAGAACATACAGTCGGTATGTTCAAAGTCGGCGAGTGTGACCGTTCCAACCGGTGAACCAATCGTTTTCGGTAGAGCGACAGACGTACTCTCATGACACATATTGGAACTGTCCGGCAGATTGTTCGTGCCGTACAGGCGAGCGAGAAGTTGATACAGGTACGAGGTTTCGAGCGACGCGCGTCCTGACGCATAGAACACGGCTTCATCGGGTTCGATTGCAAGCAACTCTTTTGCGATGTCGGCGAACGCGTGTTCCCAGGTTGTTTCCACGTAGCGATCGGTGGCGGGGTCCCAGCGCATGGGTGCAGTCAGCCGTCCCGACGATTCGAGTTCCAGGCCGCTCCATGATTCGAGTTCAGTCAGTGTGTGTTGTGCGAAAAAGGCGGGATCGATATGTTTGCTCGTGATCTCCCAGGCAGTCGCCTTCGCCCCGTTCTCGCAGAATTCGAACAGATGCGGGTCAGCGGGTTTGGCCCACGAACAGCTGACGCACGCGAAACCGTCGGGTTTGTTCTGATGAGACAGAATCGCGCTACCGTGCAACGCGACATGCTCCTGAATCAGAATCGTTGCAACCGCCTTGACCGAACCCCAACCGCCGGCCGCGTTCTGATATTCCTTGATTGTGCTGTCCGTGCTCATGCCGTCCGCTCCTTGCGCGATCGCCGCTGACACAGCCTGCGGTTTCGCATGGCTGAACAGCTTGGGGTCCGCAACAAACGGACCCGCGAATCGTTGCCTGAAGCGGGCCGGTCACTTTTATGGATTTATCCGTGCACCGGACATCCGTTGAATCGCCCGCGAAACTCCGCCGACATTTCATAGGCAGGTTTGCGGGATCGCATCACGCCACCGAGCGGTCGATGCGCGGCAATTCCATGCCATGGACTGAACGTCATGCCGTCATCGATGGCGGCCGAGCGCGCCTCGGTCCAGGCAGGTTGAGCCGCTACCCGAATACGCGCGACTGCAATATAAGGGCTGTCGTCTTCCGGCCATTTAACGGACGCGTCTTCGACCGGCATCTTGCCGATATCGGTTGCAAGCTGTACACGCACTTCCCACTCACCCGGATGCGTTGCAAAAAATTCGTTGACCGCATCGCGCAGCGCATTGGGATGGCCGTTGATGTCCAGTGGCGCATCAGTCAAAGCAGTGAGTTCTTCCGAGACCGGCACAACGCTTAGCTTGGCGAAATATTTTCCGTACAGAAACGGCACGGCCGTGAAAAAAGTCTCGCCGAGGATATGTGTTTCAGGATGGCCGCCCAGACTCTTAAGCGTCCCGCTCTCCCCGCCCACCGCCTCGACTACTTTTTCCGCACCACGCAATACAGCCGACAACATCTTCTTGCCGGTCGGCGCGCGGTCGGTTGTTTTGGCCAGTAGTTTCAGACTCGAAAGAAAGTCCTTGGGTGTTGCCGCCGTGAATGCCGGCGCATTGATCATCACAAAGTCCTGGGTGGTCTCGGCTTCACTGCCTGGAAGACGCGCACCCTCTACCTCGGCGATCTTGAGAGCGAGCCCACGCGGCGTTGAAACGCTGTCGTCCAGAATGTCACCGGGATTGGTCGACAGGCGCATCACGACTTTGTGAGTGCCGGGGCGTGCGAAGACGCCTTGGCTAAGCTCCGGTGGCAGGTCTGAAAAAACAGTTAGTTCCCCGTCGAGCAGACCGTGGCTCTTCGCATGCACGCTACGCACGCCGTGCTGATAATCCTGTGACGTGGTTTCCAGGATGCTGTGCATCGCCTCGACAAGTTGGCGAGTGGTGTCTGCTTCATCTTCGGGGACCTGTTCGAACGTCGGATCAAACGGCAGCGCGTGAATAGCAGAAACGGAATTCATGTGGGACTCCAGGTGGGGAACATGTTGGTTGTGCGGAGGTTGCGCAACCGCCATGCCTGTCGGACATTTCGTTCCGTGCCATGCGGATGAGCCGACGCGTAGGGAATGTCATGCGTGGTCGTCACGTCACACTAGCGGTACTGCCGGCTACGGGCATTTCCTTTCGCCGGCAGCGTAACCGCTCGTCAGGCGGCCGTCTTCAGCACCACCTTTGTCCAACCCTCGGCGCGTTCGTCGAAATGCTTATATCCGTCGGCTGCCTGCTCCAGCGGGAGTTCGTGCGAAATAATCTGCGACGGCTGCGCCTTACCCGCTGCAATCAGATCGCACAGGCGACGGTTATATGCCTTGACGTTCGCCTGGCCCGTGGCGATTTTTTGGCCCTTCATCCATAACTGACCGAAGTCCAGCGCGACCTGTCCTTTTTTGGCAAGCGCGTCTTCGGCCTTCGGATCTTCCGCGACGAAAACGCCCACCACGCCGATACCGCCCGTCGGCCGGACGGCTTTGATCAGGTTATTCATCGTCGCATTCGGAACCTCATGGCCCTTGCATGTGCACTGATAGCCCACGCATTCGCAACCGCGGTCCGCACCCTCTCCGCCGGTCATGTCGAGAATTCGCTCAGCCGATTTGCCGTCGGTGTCGTCCACCGGAATCGCGCCTATCTTCTCAGCCAGTTTCAGGCGATCAGGATGAGTGTCGACCACCATGATCTTGCTGGCCCCCTTGATTTGCGCCGATAGCGCCGCCATGAGTCCGACTGGCCCCGCTCCGTAAATCACCACGCTTTCGCCGGGCAGAACGCCGGCCAGTTCGGTCGCGTGATAGCCGGTCGGAAAAATATCCGACAGCATCACGTAGTCATTCTCCTTTTCTTCCGAATCGGCCGGCAGCACCAGGCAGTTGAAGTCGCCGAACGGCACGCGCAGATATTCCGCCTGACCGCCGCTATACGGCCCCATTCCGGCGAAGCCATACGCTGCGCCAGCCACACCCGGATTCGCAGTTAGACAGAAACCTGTCAGCCCGCGCTCGCAATTCTTGCAGAAACCACAGCCGATATTGAACGGCAAACAAACTCGATCGCCGACCTTGATCCGCTCGACGCCCTTGCCGATTTCAGTCACCACGCCGAGATTCTCGTGGCCGAGAATGCGGCCCGATTCCATGTTTGTACGACCTTCGTACATATGCAGGTCCGAACCGCAAATATTGGTCGTCGTGATTTTTACCAGCACGTCATTGGGACGTTCGATTTTTGCATCCGGCATTTCCTTGACAGTCACTTTGCGGGGGCCTTCATACACTAATGCTTTCATTGCTGATCTCCGGGAACGGCGCTCGCCGTTGTGGCGACCGTTCATATGATCGAGCAGCGGCCGTGCCCGAAGAACAAAGCGCATGAAAATGAATTGCATGGACGTGCAATTGCCGTGCAAAACTATCTGGCGATGGCGATACGCGAGTTCACCTTCACGGGTGTGCTTTTGTCGTCGAACGGCGGCTGCGGAACGAAGCCTTCGATTACCCCTGGCTCGAACACGAGACAACAGGTCGATCCTCCGTACTGGAAGAATCCCAGTTCGTCACCTTTGCGCAGTCGCATGCCTGGCAGCGCTTCGATGATGCACGATGAGACGTCGGCCATACCGACAAAGATGCAAGCCACTTTACCGATCGAACGATCATCGCATTCGATGACGATCACCGCTCTTGCAGCCACGGCTGTA
This window contains:
- a CDS encoding hybrid sensor histidine kinase/response regulator — protein: MPFRKLSADPTAAAGTNRNSQFQRTRQAFFLALALTVVAPTLFLGLLGWQDWEGRLRAARDTTERSTYIAEEHAQKIFDINAALAERVLDTLSDQADAPSDRLRRDRPFYDYLNRLVQGYRQVDALSVWMANGLLGATSVVYPAPDLNIADRSDFKEAVAGTDQLYVSGPMKGRVTGRSTFNVMKRDVRPDGTFAGLVSISMSADYFEHFYRQLADEHPVTIGLIRSDGAVLAWSRNAGPRPERIARDTPFFKMLASGQEAGLVQMVSSVDGEEKILGFRRVGAYNVYASAGIPLASIRSAWLARFRTLAIATALPSSALFILILFSLRRLRVEERLWLHAEEESVKRAAAEAAAKESQRLEALGNMVALVAHDFNNLLMSILGYAHAASRAANAQHSDLLDRIVKTVQRGQTLTRKLLSVSRKLPVRPEKLTVADWSRNVDLLRSAVGVGIEIELTLQERLWECHVDQAELELALLNIAINARDAMNGRGQLSIHISNVDAQFDPATAPAQFVRIDLTDSGPGIDEATAARAFDPFFSTKPAGRSTGLGLAQVRSFCELSGGYSSIAAAPTAGTTVSLFLPRTDGQALQPLSKPAAAANTSTPDRPIRMLLVEDDETVADAQTAMFSALGYEVRHAATADEAYLLLVPPHPFQVVISDVQMPGKLNGVDLAEHLQTSQPELPLLMLTGFVDQAERLRALGLPAFLKPVIDLAAMDEWIRRRVGAISTTKRS
- a CDS encoding DUF6723 family protein, which codes for MSRPKLLFAKAAIRRCKSVPATRSDYRMYVSYRANRSGSFLGELKVVRMTDDRLLFPFDGAPSIGPFATPAEAREAAVSKGEEIISLDLENPE
- a CDS encoding sensor histidine kinase → MTLSDFIEANLDILIKDWMDYARIVGPKGCRMTDEQLRDSARDLLVGIAANIREPQDAGQQIAKSRGEWIAPDPAFDEVGRTHADDRQTHGFDINAVVAEYRALRASVLYRWQQGCEADATAFQEMVRFNEAIDQMVAESVRQFTRRTERIRDLFAGVLAHDMRSPLTAIVNSAHLLLRDENLSSVSLRAGINLQRGTERIRSLVDDLFIFTRTRLGDTLPVEPTEQDFGRICVGAVEEVRAARPGAQIELSATGSLAGTWDGQRMSQLIVNLLTNAVQYGSNKVRLKAVGDDDSITLVVSNEGPPIPADVLPTLFDPLTRAVSPSATKRLSAGVGLGLYICQCIAHAHQGTISVESSERETAFTLKIPRFRP
- a CDS encoding FdhF/YdeP family oxidoreductase, whose amino-acid sequence is MSTDSTIKEYQNAAGGWGSVKAVATILIQEHVALHGSAILSHQNKPDGFACVSCSWAKPADPHLFEFCENGAKATAWEITSKHIDPAFFAQHTLTELESWSGLELESSGRLTAPMRWDPATDRYVETTWEHAFADIAKELLAIEPDEAVFYASGRASLETSYLYQLLARLYGTNNLPDSSNMCHESTSVALPKTIGSPVGTVTLADFEHTDCMFFFGHNTGTNAPRMLHQLQDARKRGAQIITFNPIRERGLVSFANPQSPLEMLTPAETRISTQYHQVRIGGDAAAVAGLCKLLIEWDDAAQRDGAPRVLDAAFIAEHTAGFEEFAAAMRATTWAEIEARSQLTRDALTAAATEYARAKSVMVLYGMGITQHRNGVHNVQMLSNLLLLRGNIGRPGSGICPIRGHSNVQGQRTVGITEKPELAPLDTLKKLYDFEPPRHKGMSTVEACKGVLDGKVKAFIGLGGNFQVAIPDHHVMDAAWRSLRLTVQIATKLNRSHLLHGEVAYLLPCLGRIEIDQQAEGEQWVSVEDSTACVHGSHGYADPASDMLLSEPAIVAGIAKALLPHNPHVDWDAWVADYATIRDAIERTYPDQFADFNRRFCEPGGFHRPIPAAERKWKTPNGKANFVMPDTLDEDADMPSSGPDVLRLMTTRGDSQFNTTVYSLDDRFRGVHGTRNVLLMHRDDMTRLDLAEGDEVCASTDSKDDVTREVDGMRVHAFDIPAGCVMGYYPECNRLIPLSHHAKDSLVPASKSIPVRLRKSGKSQQISAA
- a CDS encoding catalase family protein; amino-acid sequence: MNSVSAIHALPFDPTFEQVPEDEADTTRQLVEAMHSILETTSQDYQHGVRSVHAKSHGLLDGELTVFSDLPPELSQGVFARPGTHKVVMRLSTNPGDILDDSVSTPRGLALKIAEVEGARLPGSEAETTQDFVMINAPAFTAATPKDFLSSLKLLAKTTDRAPTGKKMLSAVLRGAEKVVEAVGGESGTLKSLGGHPETHILGETFFTAVPFLYGKYFAKLSVVPVSEELTALTDAPLDINGHPNALRDAVNEFFATHPGEWEVRVQLATDIGKMPVEDASVKWPEDDSPYIAVARIRVAAQPAWTEARSAAIDDGMTFSPWHGIAAHRPLGGVMRSRKPAYEMSAEFRGRFNGCPVHG
- a CDS encoding glutathione-independent formaldehyde dehydrogenase, with translation MKALVYEGPRKVTVKEMPDAKIERPNDVLVKITTTNICGSDLHMYEGRTNMESGRILGHENLGVVTEIGKGVERIKVGDRVCLPFNIGCGFCKNCERGLTGFCLTANPGVAGAAYGFAGMGPYSGGQAEYLRVPFGDFNCLVLPADSEEKENDYVMLSDIFPTGYHATELAGVLPGESVVIYGAGPVGLMAALSAQIKGASKIMVVDTHPDRLKLAEKIGAIPVDDTDGKSAERILDMTGGEGADRGCECVGYQCTCKGHEVPNATMNNLIKAVRPTGGIGVVGVFVAEDPKAEDALAKKGQVALDFGQLWMKGQKIATGQANVKAYNRRLCDLIAAGKAQPSQIISHELPLEQAADGYKHFDERAEGWTKVVLKTAA